GCCGGCCCGGAGGGCGCTCCCGTCCTGCTGCTCGCCAATTCGCTGGGCACCAGCTTCCATGTGTGGGATGCCATCGTCCCGGCGCTCACCACCCGCTACCGGGTGCTGCGCTATGACATGCGCGGCCACGGCCTCACCGATGCCGCCCCGCTGCCGGGCGAGACGCAGGGCTATTCCATCTCGGAGTTGGCGGGCGACGCCTTGGCGCTCATGGATGCGCTGGGCATTGCGAAGGCCCATGTGGTGGGCCTGTCCATCGGCGGCATGGTGGCCCAGCATCTGGCGGCTTATGCGCCGGACCGGGTGGACCATGTGGTGCTGTGCGACACGGCTGCCGTCATCGGCCCGGCCTCGGTGTGGAACGACCGCATCGTCGGCATCCGCCGCGACGGCCTGCCCGCCATCGCGCCGGGCGTCATGGCCCGCTGGTTCACCGACGGCTTACGCGCAGCCCGCCCCGATCTCATCCGCGGCTATGTGAACATGGTCGCCCGCACCACGCTGGAGGGCTATCTGGGCTGCGCCATGGCGGTGCGCGATGCGGACCTGCGCGAGGCCGGTGCGAAGATCGCCGCGCCGGTGCTGGTGATCGTGGGCGACAAGGATCCCTCCACCCCGCCCGCATCCGCTGAAGCACTGGCGCAAGGCATTTCCGGCGCGCGGCTTGAGATGATCGCGGACGCCTCGCACATTCCTTGCGTCGAGCAGCCTGAGGCGCTCGCCCGCCTGCTGCTGGGCTTCCTTCCGGACTGAGCGGGCGGACCCTATGGCGCGCTGGCCCGCCCGCGCGCCATCAGTTCCGGCAGGCGCTGGCGATTTAGCGCCAGCCATTGCAGGGCCAGCAGCAAATAGCCATTGCAGGAGCGGCCGGGCTCAAGCAGCGTGAGCGCCGCGTCCACCGGCACGGTGAAGGGGCGCGTC
This genomic interval from Aquabacter sp. L1I39 contains the following:
- the pcaD gene encoding 3-oxoadipate enol-lactonase, whose protein sequence is MPFILTGPLVTHYDLAGPEGAPVLLLANSLGTSFHVWDAIVPALTTRYRVLRYDMRGHGLTDAAPLPGETQGYSISELAGDALALMDALGIAKAHVVGLSIGGMVAQHLAAYAPDRVDHVVLCDTAAVIGPASVWNDRIVGIRRDGLPAIAPGVMARWFTDGLRAARPDLIRGYVNMVARTTLEGYLGCAMAVRDADLREAGAKIAAPVLVIVGDKDPSTPPASAEALAQGISGARLEMIADASHIPCVEQPEALARLLLGFLPD